From Chryseobacterium salivictor, a single genomic window includes:
- the rpiB gene encoding ribose 5-phosphate isomerase B encodes MKKIAIACDHAGFEYKEIIKKHLEGRFEVEDFGTYSPDSVDYPDFVHPAADSIEQGRNELGILICGSGQGVSITANKHQKIRCALCWMPELAALARQHNNANMIALPSRFIGSHLAIDIVDTFLNTPFEGGRHQNRVEKISTC; translated from the coding sequence ATGAAAAAAATAGCAATAGCATGCGATCATGCAGGTTTCGAATACAAAGAAATCATAAAAAAACATTTGGAAGGCCGGTTTGAAGTGGAAGATTTCGGCACTTATTCCCCAGACTCTGTGGATTATCCCGATTTTGTGCATCCTGCGGCGGATTCTATCGAGCAGGGAAGAAATGAATTAGGAATTCTTATTTGCGGAAGTGGTCAGGGAGTTTCTATCACCGCCAATAAACATCAGAAAATTAGATGTGCCTTGTGTTGGATGCCCGAACTTGCCGCTCTTGCCCGTCAACATAATAATGCGAACATGATTGCGCTTCCCTCCCGCTTTATCGGAAGTCATTTGGCTATAGACATTGTAGATACCTTCCTCAATACTCCTTTCGAAGGAGGCAGACATCAGAACAGAGTTGAAAAGATTTCGACCTGCTAA